Proteins from a single region of Dasypus novemcinctus isolate mDasNov1 chromosome 16, mDasNov1.1.hap2, whole genome shotgun sequence:
- the DSG4 gene encoding LOW QUALITY PROTEIN: desmoglein-4 (The sequence of the model RefSeq protein was modified relative to this genomic sequence to represent the inferred CDS: substituted 1 base at 1 genomic stop codon): CLLXQVVLEVNSEFIVEVKELDIENGTTKWQTVRRQKREWIKFAAACREGEDNSKRNPIAKIRSDCEVNQKITYRISGVGIDRPPYGVFTINPRTGEINITSVVDREITPIFLIYCQALNSRGEDLERPLELRVKVMDINDNPPVFTQNVYIASIEENSDANTLIVKLSATDADEDNHLNSKIAYKIISQEPAGAPMFILDRYTGELRTMSSFLDREQHSTYNLLVRGSDRDGATDGLSSECDCKIKVLDVNDNFPTLEKTSYSASIEENCLSSELMRLQAIDLDEEGTDNWLAKYLILSGNEGNWFDIQTDPRTNEGILKVVKMLDYEQMPNMHLSIGVKNQAEFHHSVASQFQMHSTPVRIQVVDVREGPTFHPNSMTFSVREGLRGDSLLNHVLGTYTAIDLDTGNTATNVRYIIGHDAGSWLKVDSRTGEIQFSRELDKKSKYITNGIYTAEILAIDDGSEKTATGTICIEVPDVNDYCPVIFAESKTICIDSPSVLISARDVSDHSYGSPFTFCVVDQPRGTADLWDIRSINATSAILTAVQPLFPGPYQIPILVKDNYGRECELPQIVQLDACDCDSNHMCLYATTTGTYTADTADTADVSLVTSDVYGSVTDNRIRDSNVGLGPAGIGMMVLGLLLLLLSPLLLLMCCCKRRQPEGLGTRFAPVPEGGEGVIQSWGIEGAHPEDREVLNICVPTTDSNTQDRIDSSEIYTNTYAGGGTVEGGASGVELNTGLGTAAGLVAVGAAGTMRRSSTMGTLREYSESGVNMAFLDSYFSEKAHAYADEDEGRPANDCLLIYDHEGAGSPVGSTGCCSWIMDDLDESYLETLDPKFRTLAEICLDTEIEPFPSHQACIPISTDLPLLGSNYFVNESSEMTLSEAEFQAEMVMPEPMIHRDVIVTETYTTADQCVQPTTVVFDPHLAPSVVVTETVMAPVYDVQGHVCVPTELANTHNVIYTERVLSSPAMPGTSSSSMNDGCMGPVMSGSILVGPEIQVSQVVNPDIHISQTTGSTSPMTTQHRVTQYSSIHYSQQ, translated from the exons TGTCTTCTATAACAGGTGGTGCTGGAAGTAAACAGTGAATTTATTGTTGAG GTGAAAGAATTAGACATTGAAAATGGCACTACAAAATGGCAAACGGTCAGAAGACAAAAGCGGGAGTGGATCAAGTTTGCTGCAGCCTGTCGAGAAGGAGAAGACAACTCAAAGAGGAATCCAATTGCCAAA ATTCGATCAGACTGTGAAGTGAACCAGAAGATTACATATCGTATCTCAGGGGTGGGGATTGACAGACCACCTTATGGAGTATTCACCATTAATCCTCGGACTGGGGAAATTAACATCACTTCGGTGGTGGACAGAGAGATAACTCCGATTTTCTTG ATCTATTGCCAGGCTCTGAATTCACGGGGTGAAGATTTAGAAAGGCCTCTTGAGCTTAGAGTCAAAGTTATGGACATAAATGATAACCCTCCAGTATTTACACAAAATGTGTACATAGCCAGCATTGAAGAAAACAGTGATGCAA ACACCCTGATAGTAAAGTTAAGTGCCACAGATGCCGATGAAGACAATCATCTGAATTCTAAAATCgcctacaaaataatttctcaggAGCCCGCAGGTGCACCCATGTTCATTCTGGACAGGTACACTGGAGAACTTCGCACGATGTCCAGTTTTCTTGACAGAGAG CAACACAGTACATATAATCTCCTTGTGAGGGGCTCAGATCGGGACGGGGCTACAGATGGACTGTCTTCCGAGTGTGACtgtaaaatcaaggtgttggatGTCAACGATAATTTTCCCACCTTAGAGAAAACTTCG TACTCAGCAAGTATTGAAGAGAATTGTTTAAGTTCAGAACTGATGCGATTACAAGCAATTGATCTTGATGAGGAAGGCACTGATAATTGGTTAGCAAAATATTTAATTCTCTCTGGAAACGAAGGAAATTGGTTCGATATTCAAACAGACCCACGAACTAATGAAGGCATTTTGAAAGTTGTCAAG ATGCTGGACTATGAGCAAATGCCTAATATGCACCTTAGTATCGGGGTTAAAAACCAAGCTGAATTTCACCACTCGGTTGCCTCTCAGTTCCAAATGCACTCGACTCCTGTGAGAATTCAAGTTGTTGATGTCAGAGAAGGACCCACCTTTCATCCAAATTCTATGACCTTCAGTGTGCGAGAAGGACTAAGAGGAGATTCCTTATTGAATCATGTGCTTGGCACATATACAGCCATAGATTTGGACACAGGAAACACTGCAACAAATGTCAG ATATATCATAGGACATGATGCAGGCAGTTGGTTAAAAGTTGATTCAAGGACTGGTGAGATACAATTTTCTAGGGAACTTGATAAGAAATCAAAATACATTACCAATGGAATATACACAGCAGAGATCCTGGCTATAGACG ATGGTTCTGAGAAAACAGCTACGGGAACCATATGTATTGAAGTTCCTGATGTCAACGACTACTGTCCAGTCATTTTTGCTGAAAGTAAAACCATCTGCATTGACTCTCCATCAGTCCTTATCTCAGCGAGAGATGTTAGTGATCATTCTTATGGGTCTCCCTTTACTTTCTGTGTTGTTGACCAGCCACGAGGGACGGCCGACTTATGGGATATCAGATCTATAAATG CTACCTCTGCAATCCTTACAGCTGTGCAGCCTTTATTTCCTGGACCTTACCAAATTCCAATCTTGGTGAAAGACAACTATGGCAGAGAATGTGAATTGCCACAGATTGTGCAGTTAGATGCCTGTGATTGTGACAGcaatcacatgtgcttgtacgcTACTACCACCGGCACATACACTGCGGACACTGCGGACACTGCGGACGTCAGCTTGGTTACTAGTGATGTTTATGGGTCTGTCACTGATAACCGAATTAGAGATTCAAATGTTGGTCTCGGACCCGCAGGGATTGGCATGATGGTTCTTGGCCTCTTACTACTGCTCC TGTCACCACTCTTGCTGCTCATGTGCTGCTGCAAACGAAGACAGCCAGAAGGCCTGGGAACACGGTTTGCTCCTGTGCCAGAGGGGGGAGAAGGAGTGATACAGTCTTGGGGAATAGAAGGAGCACATCCCGAGGACAGG gaggtcTTAAACATATGTGTACCAACAACAGACTCTAACACCCAGGATCGTATAGATTCCTCTG AAATCTACACTAACACCTATGCAGGGGGAGGAACAGTGGAAGGCGGTGCATCAGGAGTGGAGCTCAATACGGGTCTTGGAACAGCCGCTGGCCTGGTGGCTGTAGGAGCGGCAGGAACCATGAGGAGAAGTTCAACCATGGGAACCCTGCGGGAATATTCCGAGTCAGGCGTGAACATGGCCTTCTTGGACAGCTATTTCTCTGAG aAAGCACATGCTTATGCAGATGAAGATGAAGGTCGACCAGCAAATGACTGCCTGCTCATTTATGACCACGAGGGAGCAGGGTCTCCAGTGGGCTCCACTGGTTGTTGCAGTTGGATTATGGATGACTTAGATGAAAGCTACTTAGAAACTTTAGATCCAAAATTTAGGACTCTTGCTGAAATCTGCTTAGACACAGAAATCGAACCATTTCCTTCACACCAGGCCTGTATACCTATCAGTACTGATCTCCCTTTGCTTGGATCTAATTACTTTGTTAATGAATCTTCAGAAATGACTCTCTCAGAGGCTGAATTCCAGGCAGAAATGGTAATGCCTGAACCCATGATTCATAGGGATGTTATAGTAACTGAGACTTACACCACTGCTGATCAATGTGTCCAGCCCACTACAGTTGTTTTTGATCCTCATCTTGCACCCAGTGTTGTCGTGACTGAAACAGTAATGGCACCTGTCTATGATGTTCAAGGGCATGTCTGTGTACCAACTGAATTAGCCAATACTCACAATGTAATCTATACTGAGAGGGTACTGTCTAGTCCTGCTATGCCTGGCACAAGCAGTAGTAGTATGAATGATGGTTGTATGGGACCTGTGATGAGTGGCAGTATTTTGGTAGGACCAGAAATTCAAGTGTCTCAAGTGGTGAACCCAGATATTCATATAAGCCAAACCACTGGCTCTACATCCCCAATGACAACTCAACACAGAGTAACACAATATAGTAGCATACATTACTCCCAGCAATAA